The Thermosipho melanesiensis BI429 sequence CCCAGTGTATATCTGGCATGGCATATGCGGCTTTTACTATGCTGGGTAATGAGGCCACATTTTTTAATTGTTCGATCGCTTCTGAGACAGATGATATATCATCTGTTAGGATATATGCATCAACCTTCATATTTCCCGTTTTTTTTATTTTGTACATTTTTTATTCCTCCCATAATTTAATAATTTCATTTGATAGTTGTTCTTCATTAATCTGGCTGGTAGAATATTCTTTAATTATTTTTGCTGGTCTGTTTGATAAAACTAATATCCTATCAGAAAGTGATATTGCTTCTTTGATGTCGTGAGTTACAAGTATTGAAGTTATATTTTTTTTGGAAATTTGTTTGTTTATGTCTTTTATTAATTTCCACTTGATATGTATATCTAAGGAAGAAAATGGTTCATCCAGTAACAATAATTCAGGTTCAACTATTAATGCTCGTGCTAGATTAATCCGTTGTTGCATTCCACCGCTGAGTTTGTTTGGATGGAAATCTTTGAATTGGAGTAGTTTAAGTTCGGAAAGTATTTGGTTGATTTTTTCGGGATGGTTTTCTACAAATTCTAAATTTTTAAAAACAGTTTTCCATGGTATAAGCCTGGGTTCTTGAAAAATATATGCAATTTTTTGATAATTTTTTTGTATATTTCCATCATATGATTCAAGTTCTGCTATTATTCTTAAAAAAGT is a genomic window containing:
- a CDS encoding ABC transporter ATP-binding protein, producing MLLIIKNLNKSFNSLKVLDNINLEIKKGEKISLLGPSGCGKTTFLRIIAELESYDGNIQKNYQKIAYIFQEPRLIPWKTVFKNLEFVENHPEKINQILSELKLLQFKDFHPNKLSGGMQQRINLARALIVEPELLLLDEPFSSLDIHIKWKLIKDINKQISKKNITSILVTHDIKEAISLSDRILVLSNRPAKIIKEYSTSQINEEQLSNEIIKLWEE